Below is a genomic region from Rosa chinensis cultivar Old Blush chromosome 5, RchiOBHm-V2, whole genome shotgun sequence.
agagcaatctaatgtacaggcgtacaagagaatagaatatAAGATAAACGAtcgatacttttataatgcggaagctatgacagctatgcttCAACCCCATGTACAcccgacctcaagctaaactggcctgcaaactgggcatttgaaacagaaTGGCCCAgggaaaaacatttaaaatctgtTAGAGTGAAtggacgaaaaataaataatttcgagtgaataagtaaaacttaatgagttattctctaaaaactcgcatgcagtaacaatcttggaaacaCTCTTactcatcatctttactgaaatcttaATTACgtaaaatagaacatcttgaaatctcttaaaatctcatcctcaatcttataaaaacatcctttttatgaggctcgtttgatgactagaaaggactgctgtctagtcatctcatgccatctaggagggactgccacccagatgacgcatcggaagggactgccaaccggaataggaggcggtgggtagaagggactgccaactagccacaggtagttagaagggactgccaactaactacctcatgtcatctggaagggactgccaaccaggtgatgCATCAGAAGGAACTGTCAAccagaataggaggcggtgggtagaagggattgccaactagccacaggtagttagaagggactgccaactaactacctcatatcatctggaagggattgccaaccaggtgacgcatcggaagggactgccaaccgggatgtagtatggaagggactgccaaccagactattacctagaagggactaccaactaggtaatatacgcatgcgccgaagatagcctcctcaataaactggaaacaacctctttcaattacttgctttcggaaagaaactcgctgttacttcaataaaacattaaaaattcaccgaaagcataactcaggatgatctcgctaactcaaatctcaatatctcaataaatcctcaaaagcataaatcaaatactctgtaaatcaataaatgcttttggaaagaaatctcaatctaactcaaggctgataagtgcggagctcaaaattcaataaatctcgataattcaatcatgctcaaatattcgatgaaacattcgtactcgtgaatcctcataaaaaccgatattcgaaatcaataattctcataatattttcttaatcagtcacttcccgaaaatcatttcccaactcaataactcataaataaatagcttgaaaaatctattgaaagccctcgggaaggaaatccactaaaaaatcccgtaactcatagagcataataaatctcaagaaatcaagctcataaaataataacactcaataattcaaataataaattaaacctcaatcggaaaataataagatactgcatgcacatttaatttaaaataaatgtccactcacagtactatttaggcgatcacgcaaACGGTTTCCTTCGTCAAGcagtagctcggtacgtcgtcctgtacacaattataattcgtgaataacaatccggaaattaaatacCATTCCCACAtcatatcctcataaatcaCCTATCCACTTCTTCTTGGATTCAATCCAAACTTTACCATTATTACCAATTCATCGATTAAGTATTCCAAAGCGGAAACAAGGGAAAatacgaaggtcggattcccataaTCGACACCCGTCTCactaaacttcagaaattcctaatccataacaaatcactccaaaatccaccaaaatcacatttacaaaccctacaacaaatataggatttaactagccaaaaaaagaagcatataaatcactgttcatacaccgaACTATTCACCGTCGCACTATTCATGCGCGGtactgttcatgcggcggccaactcctccttcggccaccaaatttcatccacagcatcatctcaacatttccaataactttctcaactgtgacaaagtcagaaaataccttgaagtggccgaacaattaagcacggTGGTGGCGGTGTGGTGTGGACGGTGGTCCTTGAAGTGGGCGACGACGGCATGGTGCAGGCGTGGTAGCGGCTGGCTTACGGTGTGCGGCGTCCTCAACACATAAAGGCAGAAGCTCAACAGGGCTGGGACAGCTAGTTGGGCTTAGGGTTCTGCTCTTCTTTGGGCCAAATGGGCcgttagttagcttttattattttctagttCTTTTAGGCCTTTTTTTTAGGCATCTAGTGGTTTTTCCTACCTTGTTTTTAGCATTTGGTTTGGTCTTTGTCGATTTAATTCTCagtgtctctagttgtacaccaattgaggtctctaggcgactagatttACTGTTTTATGAGTTAGGTTGGGAGCATCGGGCCTTCTAGCTCCTCCAGCGTGGTACCAAAGGGGGATCCCGCTTTGTCTACGTACttgattgtacaatgagtaggtctattttctatgtaccactgtgggtactaccactgtCTTCTTGTCTTTCTAGATGTcaacggaagggtatgtaacgaccTATTCTGGCTTctgatgaatatatttttgCCTACTGGCTCtatttcaggaaaaaaaaaaatcacgtaAAATTCACGGCAGCTACTTAATTAAATAGATTCAGATGCCGgtcagagaagaagaagaagaatagtaaGATGACCTAATAATATATGAACATGCgttcccaaagaaaaaaaaaaagtaaaacaagaattttttattttttttaaaactcttAGCTcaccccacccttacatatgtcagtgagaatcgaatcaatgacctttacaatgtcagaattataacttaccataCACTaacgtctttttttttttttggacaaaaccGGCCAGTACAACTATCTAAGAACAGAATATTATGAGAACGAACACTATGCCTTACATAATTAAGCAAAAATAGAAATACACTGAAATTACTAATACCAGTGAATAGAAGTACAATACACCaacgtctttttttttttttttgggacaaatCTGGCCAGTACAACTATCTAAGAACAGAATATTATGAGAACAAACACTATGCCTTACATAATTAAGCAAAAATAGAAATACACTGAAATAAGTAAAGTAAAGTACAATCTTCTCCTCATAAGAATTCTTTCCGACAGTCCCATGCGAACTGTCCAATCTCATTCAGCATTTGAGCCTATCTTGTACATTATTCAGGAGTTTGAAATATGCATCTCTCCAAGTCTTGATAAGCAATAATGAACCACAAACTCCCACTAACCCTATAGTGAAGCCAAGCACAACGGAAATATGCAACCCAAGAATTTGATTCCCGTCAttcttatcatcatcatcatcatctgaaTCTGAATCTGAATCAGTACCATTGAATGATTGACACAGATTTAGAAGTGGGGAACCACAAAGCTTCGGATTCCCCTCAAATGCTGAGACATTCAAGCCTTGGAGCTGAGTGCCTTTTGGTATTTCTCCTTCCAAATTATTATATGAGACATTAAAAGATGACAAGAAATTAAGACTCGTCATTGAAGGTGGAATTTCTCCAGACAAATGATTCACCGAAAGATCCAATGTCTCCAAGTTTCTGAGATTAGATATTTGGTCTGGAATGTTGCCCGACACCTGGTTGGCGCTGAGATCCAATGTATGGAGAAGCTGCAAATATCCGATCTCAGTAGGTATATTGCCACTGATGCTATTGTTGTTTAAGAATATCGATGGTGGATAGTAAGACAAAGAATTGTACTGTAAAATGCTTGCATCAGGCACGGGTTGGGAAGCGAAGAATGGCAATTCAAGATAACCATGATCTACTTGAGCTGCAATTTGTTCAGATACCAACATTGGTAGTGTGCAAAGTTCTTTTGGAATTTCACCTGAGATTAGGTTGGACCGCAAGTTTATCGAAAAGAGCATAGGTAAAGTCCCCAACCACGTAGGAATTGAGCCTGTGATTCTATTATAACCCATATCCAAGATCTCTAGCTTCTTAAGCTTAGAAAACCATATAGGTATTTGACCGGCGAGACCACAACCATGCAAAGCCAAAATCCTAAGATTTTGGAATCCATCAAAGTCAGCCATGTGATGACCATCTGGCatttcttcacctataaaagtaGTTGAAAGGATGAGTACCGTGAGATTTCTACAACCCTTCAATATATTCATAGCGCCTGTGATATTGGTCAGTCTGTTCCCAGAAAGTGAGAGGAAGGATAAGTATTTCAGGCTGACAATCTCGGGTTGTAGTTGTCCCTCTAGGTTGTTCAAGCTTAGTCGAATTGCTCTAAGGGACTTGCATGAGTAAAGGCTTATTGGCAAGATACCAGTAAAACGATTACTCACAAAGTCAAGTTTACGAAGTTGACTAAGTCTGGAGAAATTAAAAGCCGAGATATCTCCTTTCAAAAGGTTGAATCCTAGATTCAGTTCCATAAGGTTTGTGCAATTCAGCAAAGATGGTGGCAAAGAACCTTTTAGATTATTGGAATGAAGGAGCAAGACTTTCAATTTGGAGAGCTTCCCAATATCTATTGGAAGCATGCCACTGAAATGATTGAAGTAGAGGTCAAGAATTGTGAGGTTAGTGAGGTTAACAATTCTGTTACTAATGCCTCCATAAAAAGAATTAGCAGGGATTGCAATTTCTTCTATTGCGGTAGCATCATAAATATCTTCTGGAAGTGATCCTGAGAGGTTATTGTAACCAGCACGAAAAACTTCCAGTTTGGAACAGTTTCCTAGTCCGCGAGAGAGATTGCCTCCAAATTTATTGTAGGAAAAATCCAACAGCCTAATCAATGAAGAAGACCGGTCACAAATAGGGGATGGGATATAATTTGAGAAACTGTTGTTCATGACATAGAAACGAGTCAAATTCTTTGCTTGTTGGAAGAAGGAGGATGTAATTGCACCATGGAAGCGATTGCTAGACAAATCCACTATCCGAATATTATTGGATGGTGATAGAGAACCTGGTAGCTCTCCAGAAAGAAGGTTAAAACTCAAATCAAGTACCTCAAGACGACCCAAGGACAAGAAAAATCCAGCTTGATCTAAAGAACCAGAAAGCGAATTGTGAGATAGATTGAGGTGGGTCAGATGTGTGAGATTTCCTAGTGATGATGAGGGAAAATTACCTCCTTTGAGTCTGAGGCCCTTGGAGGATAAGTGCAAATGGGTTACTCGACCAGCCACATCACAAGTAATGCCTTCCCATTGGCAACAATCCATGCGTGTCCAATTTAAGGAAGGAGAAGACAGAGTGAGGGCAAAAGACAAGAGAGAGGTACTTTCACTTGAGCCACATGCATGAACATATGTAGATAAAATGGAGCCAAGTAGAATAAGAAGGAAGTATTGAGCTATTGGGTGATAAGGCAGTGCTACTAGCATATTTCTTCGTTTCTGATACATGTTATATAGGTTTAATTTAGATTGCTCACCTAGTGCTTGTTTATATATGAAGAGTCATGcaaacaatgaaatatgataCTTCAGTACAACCACTTCAGTAATACTAATTAACTGAGAAAACAGGAAACTTCCAGGCCCACAAATCACAAATCAGCAAGACCCTTTGTACGTGGTGGGAAAGATCTCCCCTATTTGAATTGGCTTTGGGAGGAGGCGGGGCCTCCATTGAATTGCCTTCCCATTGAATTGACCTTGTATTAAATTTTCCATCGACACCAAAGTCATTCAGGCAGTGAAGCACCTTTCATTCATGCATGTAGACTTCTCAATAACATTTTGAGGTCATTGAGTAAGATTCTGAAATTTCGCGGAGAGTTAAGTTTATCATCAATGCAAACATTGTCGTATCAGCGGTTGAATTAAGTTCAAGTTGGCATGCTGTGTTGGTTGATTATTTTTGAAATGTCAATTTCTCTTAACATACTTGTGAGTCATGAGTTGTGGCTCGTTAAGATGTTGATTATTTGTAAACCTAATGTAGAGATTATAAGTTGTTCgaacatataaatatatgagAATGGGTGGAGTGGGTggagtgggataaaaataagaaaataaaataaaatctcttaagtgttcaaggaaaacctaatttgtgtttagcccaaactctaggttacttgacctagtggtaatagagttcaattagaaggatctagattcctaatcaatgtacgattactttccttgtatgattgagattttatgcattgtaatcctctatataaagaggcccctattatcaatgagaatacacagcgattatctctcaatttctgattccctaaaacacgttatcaacacgaaactctaaccctgaaaacctaatttcgtagccctcAAATTCCAACATCCACCGCCCCACATATTGAAGCCCTAGCCCCAAGgaacccagaaccggcggcagaaccaccggaaccggccggaAAGCCCCTGAACTGGCCGTAGGAAAAATCGGACCGGCCGCTGCCCCCTGCAGGCACCTGCTGAGTCCTGCCGAGGTCCCTGCACGCCCTTGTCGAGATCTACCGAGTGCTGCCGAGCCTCTGTCGACAGCCCTGCAAGCATCTGTCGAGAGCCCTGCACGCTTCCTGCCGAGACCTACCGAAACGTGTGCCTGCCCCTGCCGACAGCCCCGCACACACCTGCCGAGCCCCCGCGCACACCTGCCGAGCATCTGTCGACATCTGCCGACAGATCCCCTGCACGCCATAGACagctgccgacagcccctgcctAGCACCTGCAGGAGCCGAGCAGCAGCCCTGCAGCAGCTCCGCACAAGCCCTGTAAGGCTCTGCCACCTCCGCCTGCAGCCACCACCAGCTCAGGcgaactttatttacccaagtcaagaggttctagaccacggagcgcgtttacaataaggttgaaacgctcactaaagtgactacttgattgggaagggatatgcccatgcgtttctataacaagttttggattctatcgcggttcatgttagacatgatcttcattagaagcccttaaagagttaagggaaaccgctgaacacttgaaatccgagtttgagatgaaggattttgggagaacacgattatgtctcggtttggaacttgagcatcgtgtcgatagatgcttaggcattttgacaaggtcaagccttcaagcacccccatgatcgtccgtagtcttgatcctgaaaaggatcctattcgtcgaaaggatgatgacgaagatgtgctagaggcagaagtgccttaatTAGTacgataggcgcattattgtacttatcccaatgcacaagaccggacatctcatatgtcgtgaacttgttagctagatatagctctgcgccaacgcgacgccattggattggtgtaaaagatatctttcgatacttgagatgtatgagtgatatgggcttgttctatccctacaaagagatgatggattcgaacccatcacacaccaggaacgccgccaacactggcctgtgtccattatccccatcccaaaacgacatgtgttttggaaggttttgttgatgttgggtatctctcttatccacacaaaggtcattcccaatcctgttaagtgttcactatgggaaaagaccgtgatatcttggaggtctacagagcAGACGgtagttgctatatcttcgaaccatgcagatattattgctcttcacgaagtggttcgtgaatacttatggattggatccataatcacgcatgttcgaacaattgtagTTTGAAgactaccacaagatgagcctacgagcatttaggataatgctgttcgttttgaacaaatgaagcaaggctacatcaaaagcgacaacaccaaggataatcagcaacaacagaatctcctcaagatcaatttgaactagattcaatctgaggacagtatggcagacttgctcactaagtcattgccttgattccactttcgagaaacgtgttggtagcatcgtttacggaagttatccgaTCTCCCAtaaccgttgtcatcagggggagatgcaaacatcagggggagatgtctacacgtatggtctcgaaatgtgaagggtgtgttgtgctctttttccccttcgaccgaggttatttttgtcccactgagtttttgttactcggcaaggtttttaatgaggcaacgggagaagcaccgcgtttgggcaacacaagggggagtgttcaaggaaaacctaatttgtgtttagcccaaactctaggttacttgacctagtggtaatagggttcaattagaaggatctagattcctaatcaatgtacgattactttccttgtatgattgagattctatgcattgtaatcctctatataaagaggcccctattatcaatgagaatacacagcgattatctctcaatttctgattccctaaaacattaAGTTGATTATGTGAGTCAATttcttactcaaaaaaaaaaaatgttctaaaaaaaaagaatgagaaattttatttgtaaatTGCTATATGTTGGATACACGCCCCCAATACCCACGATGATACACGGGTTCACCATTCCCATTATGAATCAATCACTAAAAAATCAACACAAGAACATGTGGAAAGTCTAACCAAAACTTATAGATTGCAGTTTTAAGAGGAAGGGAATAGAATTCAGCTTTGAGTCTCTTCCTATCTTATCCTATAGTCCCAAACCCCACATGTTCGCAACCTCCTTCCGCCATCTAAGCAATctggttcatttttttttttttttttgatcaaataagaacttcattaataatgaactgcttacaatGAGTTTTTGGCGACATCTCTTACTCATAAATGGCCACAAGACTTCCCACTTGGAACTCTATAAACTGATtctaaacttgcactacaactgtatgACAAAGACAATAAACGCAGGAGTAGTAAATCCTTGACATCGCGCCTCTCGTCCAGCCAGTAAGAACTCTAAAactagacaactcacttgtgtcgaCACGAACTCACCAACTAGAGTCCTCCTGACCAGCTTTTaatcgaccaagccaacactcgttGTGACCTAAACTCGACCAAAAGGATTGCCGGACATTCAAACCTGGGACTCAAGAAAAcccaacaccatcaccaccctattgtcgacaccatccatcctccacTGCTCCAAAACGCCATCGCCTCCGACCCGAGATCAAACAAGAACAttcccactagaaggccaaggatgattgtctatgccagTATGCCACCGCCAGACAATTTCGTCACCGCTGCTGACctaactccagaacaggaacgaccTCTAGACCGCCAAATAGAAGATTGTCTATGCCAAAAATTGCAGTGCACCCGACCCAACAGCTAAtacttaaaacaaaacaaaagaaaccaaaccctaaaaactAGTGATAACTGCCCACCACCAAGGGCCCAACAAAATTAAACTCGGCCCAACTGTATAATCACTGCAGCCCATTAGCTAGGCCAACACTAGACCCACCACCGTGGCATCACCGGTTCCGTAGTACTGCCTCCAGACCACCACCGCCCTAGTCAGTCCATCGCCGGCGCTCCACCATCGTCGCCCCACACACCAAGGTCTCCACCAAGGAGTGCTTGCAGAGAAAGCCGAAAAAGATCCCGTACAGCCCGGATCCGGGCTACTCTCACGAGCAGGCCTCGATGTCGACCTCAGCCACCACCCATCGAGCGAAGGAGAACCCAGCCCTTTCGCCACAGCACCACCACCAAGCATCAGCCAGATTGCCCCGATCTGACCGCCCTCCATCATCACTCCGACCAGAGCACCCGCGACCCAAACTAGATCAACCAATGGCAGCCACCATCCAAACCACATCCAACCACCGCTAGCAGCCATCAAGCATCGAAACGACCCACTCACACGTCAATAATGAACGGCGAGAAAGAAAACAACCCTTCCGACGACAACGCCTCAAGGACGTGCTGCCGGACGAGCACAAGAGAAAGTTGGGGAAGTCCTAGGCGCGTGCGGCGCGTtggttcattttttttattttagaaaattttatttacaCATTCCTATATATTTGATACACAACCCTTACTTAATACATTACACTTTTAATTTATTATCCTTTTATCTTTTTaatggggccgtgaccacttacccaatttgaacctaaaaattgcccacttactccactaagagttttttagtCTCATTTACCTAATCTAACATTTACTGACAATTTTAATCTTATTTCAATTAATAAattaccctctctctctctctctctctctctctctctctctctctctctctctctctccccgcctCCTCACCCAGACCCATCGTCGTCGAGCCCTAGGCCTCATAGCTTCTAACACCGCCGGCTACCAATGGGCATTTCTCGGCCATCACCGTCACCTACTCCATCGTCGATCCAGTCTCTGAACAATCAAGTCCCAGATCTGGGACGAGGCTTCGGTGAACGAAGCCATCCTCGAATCCTTGGAGTCGATCGAGGTTTTGGACCGCAGCCAAGGGATTCCAATCATGGACTCCAGATCCCGAGTTCACTACTATCTCCGCCGGACGGCGATTGGGAATGGTGATCTCGTAGCCAGAGTTGGTAGCGGAGTTGGGTGTCGGGACGGGACGGCAgcgaaggaggaggaggggagGAGGTCCTTGTATAACCCGGAGCTCTTGAAGGGCAGAAGCTCCAGGTCAAAGCTGCGGCGGCCAGTGGCATGGCTTCACGAAGCTgtgtcgtttttttttttttttttggtaaatttggcaaaaggcttataaggaaagaagaatgaaaaaaagtttcaaaaaaggttttattgaggagttatacatgtctattgcgggTCTATTATATCATTATTgcggggtaataatatgattattggggggcaataataatattattacggagaaataataagattatttatttggataaacctataaaaactttcaaaattataaatattttcatttttcattaatattgatccctaataaacttgCTACTGGGggaa
It encodes:
- the LOC112203932 gene encoding receptor-like protein 3, producing MDCCQWEGITCDVAGRVTHLHLSSKGLRLKGGNFPSSSLGNLTHLTHLNLSHNSLSGSLDQAGFFLSLGRLEVLDLSFNLLSGELPGSLSPSNNIRIVDLSSNRFHGAITSSFFQQAKNLTRFYVMNNSFSNYIPSPICDRSSSLIRLLDFSYNKFGGNLSRGLGNCSKLEVFRAGYNNLSGSLPEDIYDATAIEEIAIPANSFYGGISNRIVNLTNLTILDLYFNHFSGMLPIDIGKLSKLKVLLLHSNNLKGSLPPSLLNCTNLMELNLGFNLLKGDISAFNFSRLSQLRKLDFVSNRFTGILPISLYSCKSLRAIRLSLNNLEGQLQPEIVSLKYLSFLSLSGNRLTNITGAMNILKGCRNLTVLILSTTFIGEEMPDGHHMADFDGFQNLRILALHGCGLAGQIPIWFSKLKKLEILDMGYNRITGSIPTWLGTLPMLFSINLRSNLISGEIPKELCTLPMLVSEQIAAQVDHGYLELPFFASQPVPDASILQYNSLSYYPPSIFLNNNSISGNIPTEIGYLQLLHTLDLSANQVSGNIPDQISNLRNLETLDLSVNHLSGEIPPSMTSLNFLSSFNVSYNNLEGEIPKGTQLQGLNVSAFEGNPKLCGSPLLNLCQSFNGTDSDSDSDDDDDDKNDGNQILGLHISVVLGFTIGLVGVCGSLLLIKTWRDAYFKLLNNVQDRLKC